From a single Oceanobacillus kimchii X50 genomic region:
- a CDS encoding extracellular solute-binding protein: MNKIRFLFTSFFLILIFVLAACNNENASSEGNSDDFAEDEVYSFSIMANLHTPEVPGDVILDILEEKTNTDIEFQWVPDNNYEDRLNTAFATNTLPEAVFMKNQSTFMQFKDAIRDDQFWEVGPYLEEFENLSNLKEEVLENTKVDGKIYSLYQGRPLSRQGIIYRKDWADNLGLSAPTTTDEFMEMARAFTEEDPDGNGKDDTFGLTDRSDLVYGAFKTVASWFGTPNNWGEKNGELVPEFMFPEYKQTMDFFKEMHESGYINKDFPVTSKVDQQEFIKNGSSGIYVGSMGDVVTLYNDAAAINPDVVYDVHNQVQGPNGEYNTWAIPGYGNLVMFPKSTVESEAELKRLLGFFDALMDPELANTIYWGVEDEHYSVKEGGAVPTEDQALYDREVKPYQAIEIGEAETNGRYEGFFEYEAKAKSEELFKDNENYLIHDPTITLDSETNIQDGARLLQIMTDATYQYILGQIDEEGFDVAIENWKSQGGEAIIKEFNASYAEQN; the protein is encoded by the coding sequence ATGAACAAAATAAGATTTTTATTTACTAGTTTTTTTCTTATTTTAATTTTTGTTTTAGCAGCATGTAATAACGAAAATGCATCAAGTGAGGGAAATAGTGATGATTTTGCTGAAGATGAAGTTTATTCGTTTTCCATTATGGCAAATCTTCATACGCCAGAAGTACCCGGAGATGTCATTTTGGATATTTTGGAAGAAAAAACAAACACGGATATCGAATTTCAGTGGGTACCAGATAATAACTATGAAGATAGGTTAAACACAGCATTTGCTACGAATACACTTCCAGAAGCAGTCTTTATGAAAAATCAATCAACATTTATGCAATTTAAAGATGCAATTAGAGATGATCAATTTTGGGAAGTAGGCCCCTATTTGGAAGAATTTGAAAATCTAAGTAATCTGAAAGAAGAAGTACTAGAAAATACTAAAGTTGATGGCAAAATCTATTCTTTATATCAAGGAAGACCATTATCAAGACAAGGAATTATTTACAGAAAAGATTGGGCTGACAATCTAGGTCTTTCGGCTCCAACAACGACTGACGAGTTTATGGAGATGGCACGAGCTTTTACTGAAGAGGATCCAGATGGTAATGGTAAAGATGATACATTTGGACTCACCGATCGAAGTGATTTGGTTTATGGAGCGTTTAAAACAGTAGCCTCTTGGTTTGGCACTCCCAATAATTGGGGTGAAAAAAATGGAGAGTTAGTCCCAGAGTTCATGTTTCCAGAATATAAACAAACGATGGATTTTTTTAAAGAAATGCATGAAAGCGGATACATTAACAAAGATTTTCCGGTGACAAGTAAAGTTGATCAGCAAGAATTTATTAAAAATGGATCTTCAGGTATATATGTTGGATCTATGGGTGATGTTGTAACACTATATAATGATGCTGCAGCTATTAATCCTGATGTAGTATACGATGTCCACAATCAAGTTCAAGGACCTAATGGTGAATATAATACATGGGCAATTCCTGGATACGGTAACTTAGTAATGTTTCCAAAAAGTACGGTTGAGTCTGAAGCAGAATTGAAAAGACTACTTGGATTTTTTGATGCATTAATGGATCCAGAACTAGCAAATACCATTTATTGGGGAGTGGAAGATGAACATTATTCTGTAAAAGAAGGTGGAGCCGTCCCAACTGAGGATCAGGCCTTATATGATAGAGAAGTAAAGCCTTATCAAGCGATTGAAATTGGAGAGGCAGAGACTAATGGTAGATATGAAGGATTTTTTGAATACGAGGCAAAGGCGAAATCAGAAGAATTGTTCAAGGATAATGAGAACTATTTAATTCATGATCCAACGATCACATTAGATTCTGAAACTAATATTCAAGATGGTGCTAGACTACTGCAAATCATGACAGATGCAACTTATCAATATATCCTTGGACAAATCGATGAAGAAGGATTTGATGTCGCTATAGAAAATTGGAAATCTCAAGGTGGAGAGGCGATCATTAAGGAATTTAATGCTTCTTATGCAGAACAGAACTAA
- a CDS encoding YesL family protein, with protein sequence MEVGGIWGNFYWLCLWIMRMAYLNILWGLFTLLGLIVIGFTPATVAMFRVIRKWLKKETEIPIFETFWSTYKEEFLKSNIFTIIIVTIGLILLVDLSFLGSITEHPIYPLLLSGLFLCGFIYLVLILYIFPLYVNYNLSRWLYIKYAILIGLTNLHYTITMMIVISGLYYLFMRIPGLIPFFSISTTGLVIMGISYLSFKNLDKKRNMENQQAKNSTT encoded by the coding sequence ATGGAAGTTGGAGGCATTTGGGGCAATTTTTATTGGTTATGTCTTTGGATAATGCGAATGGCGTATTTAAATATTCTCTGGGGGCTATTTACGTTATTGGGATTAATTGTAATCGGTTTCACACCTGCCACCGTTGCTATGTTCAGAGTTATTAGAAAGTGGTTAAAAAAAGAAACCGAGATACCAATATTTGAGACTTTCTGGAGTACCTATAAAGAGGAATTTTTAAAATCGAATATATTTACCATTATTATTGTAACAATTGGACTCATTCTCCTTGTCGACCTATCATTTCTTGGTTCGATTACAGAACATCCGATATACCCGTTATTGCTAAGTGGGCTATTTTTATGTGGATTTATTTATTTAGTTCTAATTCTTTACATATTTCCCTTATATGTAAATTACAACTTATCGCGATGGCTATATATTAAGTATGCAATCTTAATTGGACTTACTAATTTACATTATACAATTACTATGATGATAGTAATTAGTGGATTATATTATCTATTTATGCGTATTCCTGGTCTTATACCTTTTTTTTCAATTAGTACAACAGGATTAGTAATTATGGGAATTTCGTATTTATCCTTTAAAAACCTTGATAAAAAAAGAAACATGGAGAATCAGCAAGCAAAAAACAGTACGACTTAG
- a CDS encoding helix-turn-helix domain-containing protein, with translation MKKNSIKHYYKLITFLIVLSTVPVILVGVFSYLRSSEIIEANVAEEKQQSVYQIQTNVEQVLKSVDNSLTHFVRSPSTQDILRDPLNAEKFIKYHNIKQELGQLQTLETGIQDVIMVSLKHEWLINNNGLLRLEHNNYNKIHEKYMTYQKSSYWILEEYDDIVLTHDARDNCNYYINLIKKLPFLTSDKTGMVGALIPTCTLNNIMAEQIVSETFIILDESNQIIAHSDPDSVGTNINENEDFHSLIDVNTGKGQFNSTIEDIDYKVTYRTSSYNNWTYVSLVKISDLNKQSSSIGWFTLLVCSILLIISLIVAIIGISIFYKPIRHLQDFFTKTFTSAKFSTKTKNEFDLIRFNIEQMLDKNVELESRLQNQITQLRQFFIIRLLQGKMKREEIPAKLKSFNYYQSWTRLSLFTLQIDSLDESNYQLKEEDVILFAINAMIEDTLEEEIRFTPVVINRTQVTILTLNIESEEEYHFYLNELAQMIQSKIRKEFDLPVSIGISLPYTELITTKDAYKQGMESLKYRLKLGKESIIFYENLDRNHNFSGQLPTTNKNSIFDSIKVADREKADKGLKALFNTLFDKEFNHNQYQIFIIKFLYDLIELKQLLGVELKKLDERPLVHELENLRTSDDLQKWFKENLIYPIIEKVEERTESKYKTISDKIIHIIQKEYDTAISLDSIAARLHYNPNYLSSIFQKEMKTTFSEYLLKYRLNIAKNWLLDTDLSVKDIAIKLQYNNSQNFIRSFRKIEGITPGKYRMEHKKSG, from the coding sequence ATGAAAAAAAATTCAATTAAGCATTATTATAAATTAATTACATTTTTAATCGTATTAAGTACTGTTCCCGTAATATTAGTTGGCGTTTTTTCTTATTTACGATCTTCAGAAATTATCGAAGCTAATGTAGCAGAAGAGAAACAACAAAGTGTTTATCAAATACAAACTAACGTCGAGCAAGTTTTAAAAAGCGTTGATAACTCTCTTACACATTTTGTCCGCTCTCCATCTACACAAGATATACTGAGAGACCCTTTAAATGCTGAAAAATTTATTAAATACCACAATATTAAACAGGAATTGGGACAACTGCAGACTTTAGAAACAGGTATTCAAGATGTAATTATGGTTAGTTTGAAACATGAATGGCTCATTAATAACAATGGCCTTCTTCGCCTTGAACATAATAATTATAATAAAATTCACGAAAAATATATGACTTACCAAAAGTCATCTTACTGGATTTTGGAAGAATACGATGACATCGTTCTAACTCATGATGCTCGTGATAATTGTAACTATTATATAAATCTAATTAAGAAACTTCCATTTCTTACATCAGACAAAACTGGAATGGTTGGTGCATTAATCCCCACTTGTACTTTAAATAATATCATGGCCGAGCAAATAGTATCGGAAACGTTCATTATATTGGACGAGTCTAATCAAATTATCGCACATAGTGATCCAGATAGTGTAGGCACCAACATAAACGAAAATGAAGATTTCCATTCTCTTATAGATGTGAACACAGGTAAAGGTCAATTCAATTCGACAATTGAAGATATAGATTATAAAGTAACGTATAGAACATCTAGTTATAATAATTGGACATACGTATCACTGGTTAAAATAAGTGATCTTAATAAGCAATCCAGTTCTATCGGATGGTTTACATTGTTAGTTTGCAGTATTTTATTGATCATATCCCTAATTGTAGCAATTATCGGTATTAGTATATTTTATAAGCCGATTCGGCATTTGCAAGACTTCTTTACCAAAACTTTTACCTCCGCTAAATTTAGTACAAAAACTAAAAATGAATTTGATTTAATAAGATTTAATATCGAACAAATGCTTGATAAAAATGTAGAATTAGAATCCCGACTACAAAATCAAATTACCCAACTAAGACAATTCTTTATTATACGGTTATTACAAGGTAAGATGAAACGTGAGGAAATTCCGGCAAAATTAAAATCATTTAATTATTATCAATCGTGGACGAGGCTTTCCTTATTTACATTGCAAATTGATTCGTTAGATGAGTCCAACTACCAATTAAAGGAAGAAGATGTAATTCTATTTGCAATTAATGCTATGATTGAAGATACCTTAGAAGAGGAGATACGGTTTACACCTGTAGTTATTAACCGAACACAAGTAACAATACTTACATTGAACATTGAGTCTGAAGAAGAATACCATTTCTACTTAAATGAATTAGCACAGATGATTCAATCTAAAATTCGCAAAGAATTTGATCTTCCTGTTAGTATCGGCATTAGCCTTCCATACACCGAATTAATCACGACAAAAGATGCTTATAAACAAGGAATGGAATCACTAAAATATAGACTGAAATTAGGTAAAGAATCGATTATTTTTTATGAAAATTTAGACAGGAATCATAATTTCAGTGGACAACTACCAACAACGAATAAAAATTCCATTTTTGATTCCATTAAAGTCGCTGATCGTGAAAAAGCAGATAAAGGATTGAAAGCCTTATTTAACACCTTATTTGATAAGGAGTTTAATCATAACCAATATCAGATATTTATAATTAAATTTCTGTATGACTTAATAGAATTAAAACAATTATTAGGTGTAGAACTAAAAAAACTAGATGAAAGACCTTTAGTTCATGAACTGGAAAATCTAAGAACCTCAGATGATTTACAGAAATGGTTTAAAGAAAATCTTATTTATCCTATTATCGAAAAAGTGGAGGAACGTACTGAATCCAAATACAAAACCATTTCGGATAAAATTATTCATATAATACAAAAAGAATATGATACAGCTATATCTTTGGATTCCATTGCAGCTAGGCTACATTATAATCCTAATTACCTTAGTAGTATCTTTCAAAAAGAGATGAAAACCACATTCAGTGAATATTTATTGAAATATAGATTAAACATAGCAAAAAATTGGTTGTTGGATACAGATTTATCCGTTAAAGATATTGCTATAAAGTTGCAATACAATAATTCCCAAAACTTCATACGCTCATTTAGAAAAATCGAAGGGATTACTCCTGGTAAATATAGAATGGAGCATAAAAAATCAGGATAG
- a CDS encoding NAD-dependent epimerase/dehydratase family protein — MKKVVLIGGSGTIGTILQKGLKREFDVHSLDINVDENNDNAKKTDAKNLAELIDNIPSGTDVLVNLLSTGNAGSLVNISEMNNMVDVYFKASYNILKAAVELNIPKVVFASSNHVTDYYESGGKSKLGRKINVNDYPYSEGLYGVLKLAVENIGFAFSNQYPLSVINLRIGSVKLNEKKEIYKNIERNRHTWLSEVDTVTLFKDAIISDIEYGTFYGVSDNPDKPWCSDNAKEKLGFISKVNSIDIIN, encoded by the coding sequence ATGAAAAAAGTTGTTTTAATAGGTGGTAGCGGAACAATTGGGACAATCTTACAAAAGGGGTTAAAACGGGAATTTGATGTTCATAGTCTTGATATTAACGTTGATGAAAATAATGATAACGCTAAGAAAACAGATGCCAAGAATTTGGCAGAACTTATCGATAACATACCAAGTGGAACAGATGTATTAGTAAATCTGTTATCCACTGGTAATGCTGGCAGTCTTGTTAATATTTCTGAGATGAATAATATGGTCGATGTCTACTTCAAAGCTTCTTATAATATTCTTAAGGCAGCAGTCGAATTAAATATTCCAAAGGTTGTTTTTGCAAGTAGTAATCATGTTACGGATTACTATGAGTCTGGGGGGAAATCAAAGTTGGGAAGAAAAATTAATGTAAACGATTATCCGTATTCAGAAGGATTGTATGGAGTACTTAAACTAGCTGTAGAAAATATAGGTTTTGCGTTTAGTAACCAATATCCTCTTTCGGTTATCAATTTGAGAATTGGAAGTGTAAAATTAAATGAGAAAAAAGAAATTTATAAAAATATAGAACGTAATCGTCATACATGGCTTTCAGAAGTAGATACAGTTACCTTGTTTAAAGATGCAATTATAAGTGATATTGAATATGGAACATTCTATGGTGTTTCTGATAATCCTGATAAACCATGGTGTAGCGATAATGCGAAAGAAAAACTAGGGTTTATTTCAAAAGTAAATTCAATTGATATAATTAACTGA
- a CDS encoding alpha/beta hydrolase family protein — protein sequence MNRVNRFLNQQYNNTTHSISGGNQQEDIKDCVKEALGSFQNENNEFNPKILEKRKMKNYKLICVEIMSIYPLRIPFYILIPNKKKRKLPVVLALHGHGHGMKEAIGLNTDNVDSDFTGIHNKFAAKIVQMGVIVVVPGIIGFGDRRLEEDMNAVPPCENSCFKIASQLLLMGKTIAGLRVHELIRVLDYIQTIKMVDQEKIGCFGFSGGGLIAAFTSILDERIKATVLSGYLSTFKGSIMHRRHCLDNYIPGILKIGEMDELISSIAPRPLFIESGKEDQLFPLHQVEIAMKNLLEIYKGKGAESELEYHYFNGGHEINGEKSFYWLIQKLLYN from the coding sequence TTGAATAGGGTAAATAGATTTTTAAATCAACAGTACAATAACACCACTCATTCCATAAGTGGAGGCAATCAACAAGAAGATATAAAAGATTGTGTCAAGGAAGCTTTAGGAAGTTTTCAAAATGAGAATAATGAATTTAACCCAAAGATACTGGAAAAAAGAAAAATGAAAAATTATAAATTGATATGTGTTGAAATTATGTCTATCTATCCGCTAAGAATTCCGTTTTATATACTTATCCCCAATAAGAAGAAACGAAAGCTTCCTGTTGTTCTAGCGCTTCATGGCCACGGCCATGGAATGAAAGAAGCTATTGGTCTAAACACGGATAATGTAGATAGTGACTTTACAGGTATTCATAATAAATTTGCTGCAAAAATAGTACAAATGGGTGTAATTGTTGTAGTACCAGGGATTATTGGTTTTGGGGACCGTAGACTGGAAGAGGATATGAACGCAGTACCACCATGTGAAAATTCATGTTTTAAAATTGCAAGTCAGCTATTGTTAATGGGAAAGACAATTGCAGGTTTGAGGGTTCATGAGTTAATACGGGTGTTAGACTATATTCAAACTATTAAAATGGTTGATCAAGAGAAAATAGGATGTTTCGGTTTTTCTGGCGGGGGATTAATTGCGGCATTTACTTCAATTCTTGATGAAAGGATAAAGGCAACCGTACTTAGTGGATATTTGAGTACTTTTAAAGGAAGTATTATGCACAGAAGACATTGCCTTGATAATTATATACCAGGAATACTTAAAATTGGAGAGATGGATGAGTTAATTTCTTCAATTGCTCCAAGGCCACTTTTTATAGAATCAGGAAAGGAAGATCAGCTTTTCCCCTTGCATCAAGTAGAAATAGCTATGAAAAACCTATTAGAGATTTATAAGGGAAAAGGAGCAGAATCTGAGTTAGAATACCATTACTTTAATGGAGGTCATGAAATCAATGGGGAAAAATCCTTTTATTGGCTAATACAGAAACTCTTATACAATTAA
- a CDS encoding glycosyltransferase family 4 protein — translation MINKSIIGSQIKGKHILIYDRLWWIQGQRALLLQKYHPNLEIMSYHDFINLVKGKGVKVINKEYEVISTLGLWTAERLIQYNVHVYSSVAGSYSYLATNQDDFREWSEKIKPNYRYIKQVINKIDRIGAVNRKLANTIKKYCPDKHVEYIKAFVETDKFKPMPLTKTDTSTFTIGWVGNADKRSKNYHTVYKAIKDHFKDDSTVQFKEATKETRIDREDMPTFYNSIDLLLVTGVNEGLPNPAMEAYACGIPVLGTNIGIIKDWASPNAKTLILNSDDPRKFINKINQLKANQKLHQTLKKEIRKNIENNWTIEHNIEDWLYTLFNIGGER, via the coding sequence ATGATAAATAAATCAATAATCGGCAGCCAAATAAAAGGAAAGCATATCCTAATCTATGATCGACTATGGTGGATTCAAGGACAAAGAGCATTGCTTTTGCAGAAATATCACCCGAACTTAGAAATAATGTCTTATCATGATTTTATAAACTTAGTAAAGGGAAAAGGCGTTAAAGTAATTAACAAAGAATATGAAGTTATATCAACCTTAGGTTTGTGGACAGCTGAACGCCTAATTCAATACAATGTCCATGTATATTCTTCTGTTGCTGGTTCATATAGTTATCTAGCCACAAACCAAGACGATTTTCGTGAATGGTCTGAGAAAATCAAGCCAAATTATCGGTACATCAAACAAGTAATTAATAAAATAGATAGGATTGGTGCCGTTAATAGGAAACTAGCCAATACAATTAAAAAATACTGTCCAGATAAACATGTAGAATATATTAAAGCTTTTGTTGAAACAGACAAATTTAAGCCAATGCCATTAACTAAAACAGATACATCGACATTTACGATTGGTTGGGTAGGTAATGCCGATAAAAGATCGAAGAATTACCACACGGTATATAAAGCAATAAAAGATCATTTTAAAGATGACTCTACAGTTCAATTTAAAGAAGCAACAAAAGAAACTCGAATCGATAGAGAAGATATGCCAACATTTTATAACTCCATTGATTTATTACTCGTTACTGGAGTAAATGAAGGTCTACCAAACCCTGCTATGGAAGCTTACGCTTGTGGAATACCTGTATTAGGAACTAATATTGGCATCATTAAAGACTGGGCATCGCCAAATGCAAAAACATTAATTCTTAACTCCGATGACCCTAGAAAATTTATAAATAAAATTAATCAATTAAAAGCTAATCAAAAACTTCATCAAACCCTAAAAAAAGAAATTCGAAAAAATATAGAAAACAACTGGACTATAGAACACAATATTGAAGACTGGTTATATACATTATTCAATATAGGTGGTGAACGTTAA
- the glpX gene encoding class II fructose-bisphosphatase yields MQSLLFDFLRVTELAAIASKPWVGSGDKISADGAATKAMREQLNKMKMDGTVVIGEGEIDEAPMLYIGEKVGLGNALAVDIAVDPIEGTTPTVNGQPNAITVIAAAPESTLLHAPDMYMKKIVVGPKAKGVIDIEATLELNISRVADATGKKIEDLNILIQDRARHQKYIDKIRNIGANVNLFSDGDVIYAAATCMEELDIDMFYGIGGAPEGVLGAVASRCLGGEMQAKLMPRNEDEIKRCNKMGIYEMEVPLSHQQLVSTDDCIFSATGITSNLFLKGIQRKNEHYITHSVLADGKTKQLRYIESNYPMMQLV; encoded by the coding sequence ATGCAGTCTTTACTATTTGATTTTTTAAGAGTTACTGAGTTAGCAGCGATTGCATCAAAACCATGGGTAGGAAGTGGTGATAAAATTTCTGCTGATGGAGCTGCAACGAAAGCGATGAGAGAACAATTAAACAAAATGAAAATGGATGGAACGGTTGTTATTGGAGAAGGGGAAATAGATGAGGCTCCAATGCTTTATATAGGGGAAAAGGTAGGTCTAGGTAATGCATTAGCTGTCGATATCGCTGTAGATCCAATAGAAGGCACAACACCAACAGTAAATGGCCAGCCAAATGCTATAACAGTAATTGCAGCTGCACCTGAAAGTACATTATTACATGCGCCTGACATGTATATGAAAAAAATTGTAGTAGGTCCTAAAGCAAAAGGGGTTATTGATATAGAAGCAACTCTGGAATTAAATATTTCTAGAGTTGCAGATGCAACAGGAAAAAAAATTGAGGATTTAAATATCCTTATTCAAGATCGAGCAAGACATCAAAAATATATTGATAAGATCAGAAATATTGGAGCCAACGTAAATTTATTTTCGGATGGCGACGTCATATATGCAGCAGCTACATGTATGGAAGAATTAGATATTGATATGTTTTATGGAATTGGAGGAGCCCCTGAAGGTGTGTTAGGAGCTGTAGCAAGTCGTTGTTTAGGAGGAGAAATGCAAGCAAAGTTAATGCCTCGAAATGAAGATGAAATTAAAAGATGTAATAAGATGGGGATATATGAAATGGAGGTACCGTTGAGTCATCAACAATTGGTCTCAACAGATGATTGTATATTTTCTGCTACAGGAATTACCTCTAATTTATTTTTAAAAGGAATTCAGAGAAAGAATGAGCATTATATAACACATTCAGTTCTTGCAGATGGTAAAACTAAACAGCTGCGTTATATTGAAAGTAATTATCCAATGATGCAACTTGTATAA
- the rpiB gene encoding ribose 5-phosphate isomerase B, translating to MKIGIGSDHNGFDLKEAINRYLSGTDHEIVDYGCYSCNVVDYPDVAFEVSKAISNEEIDRAILICGTGIGVCIAANKYPGIRAALAHDVYSAERAQLSNNAQVITLGAQIIGEEVALKVVEAYLSVNWQEGSKRKVDKITDNENKFLAKQNQEVAADTHCS from the coding sequence ATGAAAATTGGAATTGGTAGTGATCATAATGGATTTGACCTAAAAGAAGCCATTAATCGATACTTATCTGGAACAGATCACGAAATAGTAGATTATGGTTGTTATTCTTGTAATGTTGTTGATTATCCGGATGTTGCATTTGAAGTTTCCAAAGCAATTAGTAATGAAGAAATTGATAGAGCAATTTTAATTTGTGGTACGGGTATCGGTGTTTGTATAGCTGCTAATAAATACCCTGGCATTCGTGCTGCTCTTGCTCACGATGTTTATTCTGCAGAAAGAGCGCAATTAAGTAATAATGCTCAAGTAATCACGCTGGGTGCTCAAATTATTGGTGAAGAAGTAGCTTTAAAAGTTGTAGAAGCATATTTAAGTGTAAACTGGCAAGAAGGATCAAAGCGAAAAGTCGATAAAATAACGGATAATGAGAATAAATTTTTAGCGAAACAAAATCAAGAAGTAGCTGCAGATACACATTGTAGCTAA
- the dhaL gene encoding dihydroxyacetone kinase subunit DhaL yields the protein MEFTSREFKIFFHNIVDIIEEEKDYLCELDRKIGDGDHGVTMSIGWQAVKEKLMSDLSDEEDIAKINLTVGKTFLNAVGSSVGPLYATGFMRGAKQVKNKTILNEEDLINYWIAFTKGIKERGQSDIGDKTMVDTLAPFARELESKYNITEDFYASFESAVIEAKKGMESTKDLISKKGRSSRLGERSIGAQDPGATSSYLILQAFLSFIKEQQSQAS from the coding sequence ATGGAATTTACATCAAGAGAATTTAAAATTTTTTTTCATAATATCGTGGATATAATTGAAGAAGAAAAAGATTATTTATGTGAATTGGATCGTAAAATTGGGGATGGAGATCATGGTGTTACAATGTCAATCGGCTGGCAAGCAGTGAAGGAAAAATTAATGAGTGACCTATCGGATGAAGAAGATATAGCTAAGATAAATCTAACTGTTGGCAAGACATTTTTGAATGCAGTTGGATCATCAGTTGGGCCGCTTTATGCCACAGGATTTATGAGAGGTGCAAAACAAGTAAAAAATAAAACGATATTAAATGAAGAAGATTTAATCAATTATTGGATTGCTTTTACTAAAGGGATTAAAGAAAGAGGGCAATCCGATATTGGTGATAAAACGATGGTAGATACACTCGCTCCATTCGCTAGAGAATTAGAGTCAAAGTATAATATAACTGAGGACTTTTATGCTTCGTTTGAAAGTGCAGTTATAGAAGCAAAAAAAGGAATGGAATCAACAAAGGATTTAATTTCTAAAAAAGGCCGTTCAAGTAGGCTAGGAGAAAGATCGATAGGTGCTCAAGATCCAGGAGCAACGTCTTCTTATCTTATTCTTCAAGCATTTTTATCCTTTATAAAAGAACAACAGTCACAAGCCAGTTAA
- a CDS encoding dihydroxyacetone kinase subunit DhaK, which translates to MKKLLNNPNHVVEEMLEGYVKAHPDYIKQSNQNKRALVTTRQTKENKVGILIGGGSGHEPGFLGYVGEGMADGVAVGNIFASPSPDPILEVTKAIDKGAGVAYLHGNYAGDVMNFGMAAEMADLEEDIEVKIALGSDDVASAPKEEKKKRRGIAGEFFIFKSAGAAADFGYDLDDVIRMAEKANENSRSMGVGLSPCALPQTGEPSFELGENEMEIGLGHHGEPGIEKGPLATADEVAERLVTDILTDMPLTNQDEVAVLVNGLGSTPRMELYIIFRRVEQILSEKGIHIYRSYVGDYITSLEMGGCSVTLMKLDDELKKGIDHPVNCPMFVQK; encoded by the coding sequence ATGAAAAAACTCTTAAATAATCCAAATCATGTAGTAGAAGAAATGTTAGAAGGTTATGTTAAAGCACATCCAGATTATATAAAACAATCAAATCAAAATAAACGTGCTCTAGTAACTACTCGACAAACAAAAGAGAATAAGGTTGGTATTTTGATAGGTGGAGGTTCTGGACATGAGCCTGGATTCCTAGGATATGTTGGTGAAGGAATGGCAGATGGAGTAGCAGTTGGAAATATCTTTGCATCTCCCTCTCCTGATCCGATTCTTGAAGTAACAAAGGCAATTGACAAAGGAGCTGGTGTTGCCTATCTGCATGGAAATTACGCTGGAGATGTAATGAATTTTGGTATGGCTGCAGAGATGGCAGATTTAGAGGAAGATATTGAAGTAAAGATTGCATTAGGCTCGGATGATGTAGCCTCTGCTCCGAAAGAAGAAAAAAAGAAGCGTCGTGGGATTGCTGGTGAGTTCTTTATTTTCAAATCTGCTGGAGCAGCTGCGGATTTTGGTTATGACTTAGACGATGTAATTCGAATGGCAGAAAAAGCAAATGAAAATTCTCGATCAATGGGAGTTGGTCTATCACCATGTGCTTTACCACAAACAGGTGAACCAAGTTTTGAGTTAGGTGAAAATGAAATGGAAATAGGTCTTGGTCATCATGGGGAACCAGGAATTGAAAAAGGACCATTAGCTACTGCAGATGAAGTAGCAGAAAGACTTGTAACGGATATTTTAACTGATATGCCTCTGACAAACCAAGATGAAGTAGCTGTTTTAGTAAATGGATTAGGCTCCACTCCACGAATGGAATTATATATTATTTTTCGAAGAGTAGAACAAATACTATCAGAAAAAGGTATTCATATCTATCGTTCATATGTTGGTGACTATATTACTTCTTTAGAAATGGGTGGATGTTCCGTTACTTTAATGAAACTAGATGATGAATTAAAGAAAGGAATTGATCACCCTGTCAATTGTCCAATGTTTGTTCAGAAGTAG